The nucleotide window GTTGTGTCTTTCGATCAATGATGGTGCTCATGGTACCTGGCTGTCGAGTTCTCCGAACTCGTGGATCTCCTCTGTCCAACCTCTTGGTTGTTGCACCAGATCTCGTCGATCCATCGATGGGTTTTCATCACCACTAATTGGCGTGATGTGGCTTGTACTCCGGCAGGTCGCAGAAGGAGGCTGCTACTTCATGTATTGGTGGATCCAAATCGACTTTGGGATCCCGGATCCGTGGGGTAGACTCCACAACAATCTTTGGGTCGGCAAAGAGATTTGGGTTGCAGCGAGATTGCCTCTGAGTTGTTCTGGCGATGTATGGAACGGTCAGACCCTTCCTGGCATCCACGTTTTAGCTTCTGATGGATAGAGGCAAAGGCACAGTGTTTGGACTATGTAGGGTTTTGTTGGAGGTAACACGATCAGATCCTTTGGCGGTGGGATTCCCGATCGAGAATCTGCCATGCTATGTCGGCGGCGCGGGGTTGCAGTTTGGCAGAGCGGGGACGCGGCTAAGGTGTGACTGTAATGGGCAATGATGCAGTTTTTAGGCCTATCACGATGGTTCTCTTCTCTTTCCAACACTAGGACTTCCAGTCGGCGGGGCAGCGATGCCCTACAGAGGTGGAATGGCGGATCCGAGTGGTTGGATGCTGGAGGATGTGGCGCCGCGGAGTAATGGGTGGCGGCAAGTTGCAGCGTGTTTGGGTGCCTACTGGTTTGGGTGCCCAGAATAGATTATGCCGGGCTTGGATCACTGTGATTTGGGCCTTTGCTTTGTCTCTAATGGTCTTGTTGCGGGCTGTGATTATTAGGCCCATTTACCATTGGGCTCGCTTTTGGGATCATGGGGGAGTCCTCTCTCCGCAGGGGGGTTCTGGTTACTCTCTAGATATGTTAGGATGGATTTCTTCTTTACTCCTAATATTGTCTTGGTTACTTTGGTTACTAGCACGTATTCCTAGGGTATTTACATTTAGGTTGCTGTATGGTAGCCTAGCATGGCTTGATTTTGACATGGCCCTTACGGGCAGGTCATGAATTGTAATTACCTACTTTTGATTATTAAAAGGCTTGACGtccttctctcaaaaaaaaaaagaaaaaaaaaagggaaatgatcatttacccaattttggagttaattaaccccacttgcTCAAACACTCTAAaagattgtccacttactcaaacactttaagagattatttccctaatacctaattaattctttttttaattattttttattatttttgggacttttttgccctctccttctttctcacttagagagagaagtcatcggagaccttgccggactccggtgaccagtggcctgCTGccgactccggcgaccggttaCCAAAATCTCGAATCCGGCTACCGAACTGGTGATCGGATTCTggtgtctgaatttattgccccctaataatacccagtaaccatattattgccccccaataatcatattattgcctcctcataattatattattgcccccaataatcatattattaccctctaataatcatattatttccctcaagtgaattgtataaacacCCAAAGCCAAAAAAATACATCTCTCCAAATGCATTGTCGTCTATACGAAACTTAAAGAGGACTACTTCCCACcatttcaaaaccctaatcatttcccctttttctctcattctttggCCAGTTCGCCGACCAACCCCCTGCAAACCATTAATGACAGAAGACGAGACCGCCGCAACAACACCACCACAGATGGAAGAAGAACATAAGGCAACAACCGTGCAACCAccgtgggaagaagaagaggaggacgcATCCCTGATCCGACCCgaatcagaagaagaaaaggcatTCCAAACCGAATCCGACATAGCAACTATCCAAGCCGTATCAGAAGAAGAGAACACGCAACCACagatcggagaagaagaagaaccaccGGTGGCTGAAGAAGACGATGCAACCATGACCTGATCCGAATCCGGTGAAGAGAACGCAGTCGGTCCAACCCCGACACCGATCGCAtccaccgccgccaccaccaccgcAGCCCCTCCCCGGAGTCGCGGAAGTGTGAGCGGCGCGAGTTGACGGTGGAGGACGAGAAGGACCGGCAGAAGGtggttcagagagagagagagagagaacaatatTGTCAATAGATATTAGATTGGGtcaatggggttaaaaaaactcttagtggagtaatgggcaatttttagactaaaattgggtaagtggtcacggccaaaaaaaaaaaactatctcccaaaattaattgttgtttaacaaaagaaaaaaaaactaaagaaaattcCTAAGCTttaatcaattacaaagaaagagataagttgcatgttatagaaaaaagagaaatatatttaaaaaatagaaaataattaGGGCTTAATTGGGCGGGTTTATAGGGTCAGATAGGGCTTGGCCCTAACAAGCTCAAACTGGCCGGGCCAAAGGGCCGAGCCAggtttcatttgcatgacccataccctaccctatttgagaaagagTCGGGTTAACCCGCCTTAAAGCTAGGACCGAGTCAGGCTTTAGCCCTACGGGCTAGGCGGGCTTAGGGCAGgtttagggccgaagggccaaatgatgacccctagatCCATGTGTTTATTATTAGAGTTAATTAGATTAAAGTCCAAAATTTAGACCTCATATTAATACCTACATCTTAGGTATATAAGTATTCGATATTTCTATACCTACATCTTAGGTATATTGAATGTCATAGAAATGTATTTAGTGTATATCTGAAAATTATTCATTGATGAATTGTAGATtatggaatttgaatttgaaatttaacaTTGAGCTGAAATTGTGATTCAATTAGTGAATTTAGaattatttaccttatttggttctaagggtaaaattgactattaaaaaaaataaatggaccgcaattaacaagaaaatatgtACGGACTACATCCAacttttatataacaaaaaggacTTGGAGCAAAATATCTAATTAGATTAAAGTCCAAAATTTAGACCTCATATTAATTGTAATCCGCATCGATTTTTCTTGTTAATGGCGGTCCAATGACTCAGTTGCCACCTCggatttatttccttttccatCTTGCTGACTCAAtcctcattaattttttttttgcatgacTAATATGCCCATATTGAATGTCTTTGCACATAAAATGAAAGAATTAATCATATTAAAATTAGCAATCTGATTAGTAATATAATATCATATTTGATGTGTATCTTTCTTAAATTATTCTTATTGATCCGGTATAAAATCATGGAATTGATATGACATTGAATACTATATTTATTGTAAATCATCCTAAAATTATTCTAATTTAAAAGATGTCTTCTATAAGTTAAGAATCTTTTCTAAAGCAATTTTTTGATAATGTTTTTCTTCAACACCAAAGCTTCTCTGGTTATGGCTCTTGTTCATAATGTCAAGTTTTATATGAACGTCGTTCTCTTTCTTTAACATTAAGCTTTCTTGGTCAAGCTATTTTCTTATCGGCCCTATACGATTGTGATCCTTTTCATGTAAATCATTCCATGGATGGTagctattcttctttttcttcttcatttttttttttaacatttctTTCTTAACTTACCTTTAACCTAGAAAggaacatgtgtgtgtgtgtgtattttgttGGTTGATTAACCACTATTGTTACCTTATTCTAAGGTAAATATTATGCaattttttgtagtagatgtatTAAAAGCTCAAAAGTTCATCATTTCAGTATACCTCATATATAggtagttcttcttcttctactaatCATCTCTTTTTTCCTCTCCTTCTGTCATGCATCTTCTTTCCAACACAcaattctcattttttttctctagctCGAATCTATATTTTTTGTCTGGCTTCTTCCTTCTTAGTTCATTTTTTCAAGTCTTATTAACGTGACTTCTTCAATTCGCAATTACCTTTATTATAAACTTGATCAGAATTTTTTGCTTACTTTTGATATAGAATCAATTATGGTGTTATAGGTAAGATTTGTCCTAGAATTTGATTAGAcatttttgtttctcatttACATGCCTTATGTATAGGTAAAAATTCACAAGTTTCTCAATATCTCTATATCTAAGATCCTCTCATTATCTCCCACTTTCTCTTTCACactttttatcttttaattaggTATAGGTTCTATATGCACATATTTGTACCTTTTGCTTAGATTGGTAatatattctatatatatatatatatatatatatatatatatatatatatattctgctTCGTATGTCTAGGTAGGTCAAATCTCATACAACTTTAAATACCTACTATACAGATACAATTGAAGCaataatgtttgaatttttgttctgaTGTTTTTCATCCTATAGTATAGGTATATAAGTATTCGATATTTCTATACCTACATCTTAGGTATATTGAATGTCATAGAAATGTATTTAGTGTATATCTGAAAATTATTCATTGATGAATTGTAGATtatggaatttgaatttgaaatttaacaTTGAGCTGAAATTGTGATTCAATTAGTGAATTTAGaattatttaccttatttggttctaagggtaaaattgactattaaaaaaaataaatggaccgcaattaacaagaaaatatgtACGGACTACATCCAacttttatataacaaaaaggacTTGGATCAAAATATCTCTATTTATTAATCAATCTGGTTCTTTGTTGTTGAGTAATGTGCATGGAGAGTCCATATATTTGACCCTTTTAGCCAATTTTGTGTTTGGGGTGTACCTCATGTCCCTAAGTTTACCTTTGTAGAAGATTTTGTTCTAAATGTGTTTCATTTCATACGTATTGGTTTAACACCAAATCGacataaataactaaataactctTTCTTTATGGAAACTACAGTCACCGAATCTTTTCACCTAATCATAGAGGCTGAAATGAAGTTGTTCTTGAGAATTTCAAGTAACAGACAAGAGATATGTTGAAAATAGAACTAATGTGAAACCAATCAACTAGTTCTCCGAACATTCTTGTATATACTGTGATGCAAGTTCACATACAACAAATATGTAATCTTAGCCGTCCATATGTGAATTCAGTTATTTAGCATTCAAAACCGTCTAATCTCAGTGGTACGTGAAGATACACGACGTGTATCGAATAACTTGAGCTATTTTTCAACTTAAACCCTAAGGTGTCACATTTGACAAAATATAACGTAGACTAATGTCTACGAAAACGGCGTCGTAGGGGTGTTATATAAGTTTATAATAGACTCTCTAGGCGGCTAGTGAAATCCCAGTGAAGTGAAAAATGGTGGTGGAGAGCTATGTGGTGGTTCACAACATAGCCAAGAGGCACAACGTGGGCACACTCGCCCGGAGCGCCACCGCCTTCGGCGTCTCCGAGCTTATTCTCGTCGGCCGCAGAGAATTCAACGCCTTCGGCAGCCACGGCTCCACCTCCCACGTTCGCTTCCGCCACTTTCACTCTCTCCAAGACGCCCGCCAATTCCTCAAGGTACCTTCTCTCTctttggtcttcttcttctctccttctttgtttttgggtatGTGGCCGGTTGAGTTTTAGTGTTTATGAATGGGTTTTAGGACAGAGATTGTGATATTTGCGGCGTTGAGATCACTGATAATGCTATGCCGGTCAATCACCACCCTTTCACCAAAAGCACTGCTTTTCTTCTTGGCAATGAGGTAAACTATCGATTTCACAACTacccatttgtgtttttgttggaaattttgatcCTTTAATCTTCTATTGGCATCAAGCTCAGTAAAGTAATGTGCTTTTGTTCTTGGGTATTATTTGCTTGATGGGGTTTGTTTGATATGTTTTGTTAGTTTGAGAAGGGTGCAAGTTAGCTTTTGGAGTTCTATGTTTGAATTGTTTGAGTTAAACTTCATTTGGGAAGCATTTGCAATTGAAGCTTACATTGGGTTAGATCTTTTGTCTCCTTTTTGTTTGTAGGGAACAGGCCTTTCTGCTAAGGAGTGTGAGATATGTGATTTCTTTGTGTATATCCCACAGTATGGGGACGGCACTGCTTCCTTGAATGTAACTGTTGCAGCTTCTATTGTCCTGCATCAGTTTGGAGGTAACCTATCAATAATGATATGAATTGGTTCTGTTTATGCCATTTGGTGTGCATATTATGATTGAAGATGTTAAAACACCGTActaatttattcttttttactCTTGGTCGTAAATACTAATGTAAATACTAATGATCTGGTTGTTCGTGTGTTTTTCCTTGTTGTCTTCCTAGTCCCTACTACCATCACCGTATGATCTGAACTTCGTATGCACCTCTCACTTAGTTCTCACTACCCCTACTACCATCACCGTATGATCTGAACTTCATACGCACCTCTCACTTAGTTCTCACTACCCCTTAAAGGAAGAGGTGATGTTAGGAGTTAGGTTCCTCCTTTAGTTGTAACTTCTAAGTCTTAACTAAGCAATTGGAACAAGCTTCACTCAAGATGGTTACTCAAATTCCTTAATTACCAAAATTGATCTACTAGCATGCCAGTCTATGAATGCCAGCATATTCCTTTCCTTTTAAATTTGATTATTGCACTCTGAGTTTAAGTTCCCAGCGGACACACAAACAATATTGGGCAGTTTCTTTAGGACTATGCCCACTGCTTGTAATTTTTCGAACAATTAAGGTTTTTAGTACCTTTAGTGAGGGACTCGATTCTCTGTTTTCAAGTTCCTGATTGTGCACCACTTCTGAAGCTTCTAACCCATGTTTTATCTTTCAGTCTGGGCTGGCTTCCCTGAGAGAACCCGTGATGGGAACAAGTTCATTGTGGCAGAGAAACCTGCAAAGCAGACAAGACGAAGTTTCTGTGCAGAAACAGCAGATTCTGTAATTGAAGAGCGAAAGTCTAGAAAAGAGCAGAATTCTAATGGTTTCTTTGACGAGAGTGCAAATGACAATCCATCTTCTAACCTTCTGGATGGGTTGTTCAGTGATGTAAGATAACTTCAAGCGAGTGGGAATGGTTTGGATGGTTAGCATAAGTTTGTGACCTTACGGATGACCTGTAACAGAAGAATCTCTAGTAAAATGTATCTTAGTGAGAAGGGTTTTGTTGCAATTTACTTTTGGAATTTGGAGCAGTTTTCGTGGAGAATTAGAGTTAGGAGTTTTTGCATTGGCATAACTGCAGATGTTAACTATCTCAACTTTACTTTGGTTTGTATTTCATGCAAGATGCAAGGGCGCAGTTGCAAGGATTGTAtccattttttatttctttttttgatgaatgaatgaatatatAGAAGAAGCCAGGCAAACAACAAGAAACAGAAGCTAACAAAGCTATCAAGCTAACAAAGCAACAACCTCAGCAGAGAGGGAACATTTCATGCTTGTGTTGTTTCTGTGTTATTCTGAAGCAATAATTTCAACCTGATCAATAATTTCATTGTAttattgttcttgttcttgtcctTTATAATCAATGAAATTATTTATCAGAAATTCAGAATAACACTTCATGCTTGTGTTGCTTCtgtgttatttatttatttatttatttgaggAACCATGCTTGTTTTCATTAAAATGTAGATCTTGTTGAATTCCATATTATGGACTTTTACTGGGGTAAATAAGAAAATCTAAAGGTCTCTGCAACATAAGCAGAACTTGGCTTCAATCAATAGGCTTCAACGGTCCACCATATAAGACTTATCTCCGTAAGTACTCGATATCAACTTATAATTCATAAAAATTTAATCAGTGCATAGAATAACTTGTTACATACTCTCAATTGGATGAAAATGAAGGGAACCAATCAAACTTTCAACTACTAAACACACGATGAAAGCATAAACAAGGGAAAGCCAAACCGATCAAACCATGCATTCATTCTTAGCAATTGTCAAACTAGCTAGGTGTATTCTTGTACGTGAATCAACTTAGGATGCAATAGGATGTACGTAGTATATGGAAATTAGGAGTCCTCCTGGTCCGAGTCTTGTGAAGAATCAGAACTTGAATAAGGGTACCCAATTCCGTGGCGTGTATTAGGGAACAGAACAAAGATAGTACCAGCAATAGTGCCTATTACAGGGGGCAACGCCTGGAGCAGAACCTTCTCAGTGGACTCAAATGCAGGATAGAAGCACCTCACAGTGTTGGAATCCAAAAGTGATAACCCTGCAAACACgatcaaggaaaagaaggcATGCACAAAATCCCCAACCCGAAGCTTGTAAGCAGACAAGTCCACAGAGCCAGAACTGGTTGAGGGCCAAAGACCCTTTGTTGTTGCAATTCCATAGTGAATTTGTCCATCACTGCCGGTGTAACTGTCGGTGAAGGAAGCAAAGCAGCAAGAGAAGGCGCAAACGACAATGAGAATGGCGCTTAGAATCTTGTTGACGGACATGTTGCATTCGCCATTGTTGGTTAAAACGGGGTTGACGAACTGGAACAAGAATACCGTGCCGGTAGGGAGGAGCTTGATGAGGTTGCCTACTCCTGTTAATGCAGTGTCTTTGACACCCTTGTTTTGGGTGGAGTTCTTGGATTTGGATGAAGAGCTGGATGAAGCCCCCATTTGGGAAAGGAACGGATGATACTTGTGAATGCTAGAGACTTAAGAGGGAGTTGGAGGGTTGTTTAATAATGCTGTACGTGTTGTATATTGGTTCttgcaacaaaatttgttctgaTTTATAGAGAGGGAAGGAGTTGGCGGCTTCTGTTCTTGCAACAAGATTGCTTTCACGTTAAATGATAAACGGTGTACGTGTTTGTCGTGTTGAGTTGGAAAGCTTGCTTTTACTTTTAGAAAGGGAGGGCTTCGTTTCTAATCCAAGCTTAGAGAGGAATGAGCTTGGAGCAAATTTATGACTAATCAACTCAAAAACAGTATATGTGCCTAATCTCTATTAATAAAGCGAGCAGCCATTTACTGTTCATCTTGGGGAAACTTTCAAACTCCGATTTTCCCCTGTATGCCCATGATTTACAGAGAGACTGACCGGTGGAGATTTGCCCCAGTTTATTCTCAGCCAGACAGAGAGTGAGGGAGAGAAGAAAAAGTTCAGGAGAAAGAAGAGAAGCAACCAGAATCCAAAACCGCAAGCACCAAACACCAAACTCCAATCTTGATTGATGGTAACATATTTAATAATCAATCTTCGTGTTTGTGTGATAATAGTAATTACTGTTGTATTTGTAAAATAATTTTTACGTCAGTTTTACAATCTTTGTGAGTATCTTTGATTTTGCATGAATAACTTTTCTCCACAACTGTTGAAGTTTCGTTTAAATTGTAGAACACATAGATAATTTCAAAACATTACATAAAccaatataaaaatataaaccaatcatgataaataaaataaaaactatatgcACGCACCAGCACCTAGTTAAAGATAATGTGATTGCTAATCAACTCAAAATAGTATATGTGACTAATCAATTACCAGATATGATATGCTGCACATGCAGCACAAATTACTTGAACATCGAACTTGATTTGAAGGTAATCTTGGGCTGAGGAGCTAAGACTGACTATATAAATTGAGCCAAATGGCAAAGACATGGAACAcaaatttacttgaacaacGAACTTGATTTGAAGATAATCTTGGACTGAGGAGCTCAGACTGTATAGAAATTGAACCAAATGGCAAAGACATGGACCAAGTCAATTCCCTAGTTAACATTTTAGACTTCAATTTTTTCAAACTTTGATCTTAGCATGTATTTACATGCTAAGTCGTTCACTGAAGCGTGTGGAAGACGATAATTGAAGATTTTACTCCTAATGACTCATcgttatatataatatatgcagtcatcaagaacaaaactaTATATAACTCCTCAAATTAAAGCATATGCGTTTATACTAAGGCTGTTGTCTAGTGACCTTACGTTAGTATATTGGAGAAATAGTCGAGATCGATCTACAACTAATACAAGATACTCGTGGATACACATAGAATTTGAAAATGACCTCAGACGAAGACAAGCATAACTAAACAAAATAGCGACTCCTAGCAATATAACTCATTTGGGGAACTAATTCCTGATTCATCTTGTCCCCGTTCCTGATTCATCCTTGTCTTCATTCCAATTAGGTAAACAGATCATCAAGGTATATTGTCTTGCATTTCTTTCGTAAGATTCAAAGTATCAGCACTCACATTTTGGTCTAAACTTCGCTATCGTTATCTATTGTGTTCTTAATATTTTGTCTCACACCCGAAAATCTAGTTTCTAGACCTGATTATTATAAATCTACGTACATATGCTAGCTACCATGCAAAGAATCAAACACTTAGGTgcaagtgtgtgtgtatatatatttatattgttggtgtgagtcatacttaccttatttatgtagatattctgtaatattctgtaatatctgtagtattattagGTTTACTACTTGCCTTAGGAGTAATACTATTGTAATCTGTATATAATTCtttcttgtaaggtgaatgagatatctgagttattcagtcaaaattatctcttgttttttgttatatttgacttggtatcagagcggagATCCGATCCTGGACTCTGACTCATTGTTCTTTGATCCTTGACCCTTGTTCTTTGTGCTTAGATTTGTTCCTTGTCCTTTGATCATTTCATCACCGTTGCCTTCTTATATTTACAAgtagtttgttatttttttccttcCGCTG belongs to Rosa chinensis cultivar Old Blush chromosome 4, RchiOBHm-V2, whole genome shotgun sequence and includes:
- the LOC112198518 gene encoding putative TrmH family tRNA/rRNA methyltransferase, which encodes MVVESYVVVHNIAKRHNVGTLARSATAFGVSELILVGRREFNAFGSHGSTSHVRFRHFHSLQDARQFLKDRDCDICGVEITDNAMPVNHHPFTKSTAFLLGNEGTGLSAKECEICDFFVYIPQYGDGTASLNVTVAASIVLHQFGVWAGFPERTRDGNKFIVAEKPAKQTRRSFCAETADSVIEERKSRKEQNSNGFFDESANDNPSSNLLDGLFSDVR
- the LOC112198519 gene encoding protein DMP2, with product MGASSSSSSKSKNSTQNKGVKDTALTGVGNLIKLLPTGTVFLFQFVNPVLTNNGECNMSVNKILSAILIVVCAFSCCFASFTDSYTGSDGQIHYGIATTKGLWPSTSSGSVDLSAYKLRVGDFVHAFFSLIVFAGLSLLDSNTVRCFYPAFESTEKVLLQALPPVIGTIAGTIFVLFPNTRHGIGYPYSSSDSSQDSDQEDS